The Synechococcus sp. Nb3U1 genome contains a region encoding:
- a CDS encoding recombinase family protein, with amino-acid sequence MSVCGYLYTPPHAVLEDPGLEWLKAQGADPVLQDWGSRAYLEDLLQRITDGLVQEVLLLRLSDLGDRADEIHERLLQIQQAGIRLSLVTASGIQTPADAEAWIPLLAEIPHQLQSRRLCCRQAQNRLAGKPPPGPAPFGYRREGEHYVPDRKQAGIVEDFFQHFLLYGSLRQAVRFIEEKHHKRISVATGRNWLLNPVYRGDLAYTDGTTLRDTHPALLSRTEAAQIDRWLKRNQGIPRRSASAPRSLAGLVKCCSCGRPLRIVQTTPRQGKKSTPSYLYLRCQTCRYSLNYSEVLQEVIRQVCEQLPQRARQLDEDPLAQVRQGIQSQIQANMGILSQLEELEGSGLMDEHSLSQRRYQLRAENALLAQKLEQLPPSNLPQLAQTLSIQPFWQDLTETERRAYLREFLRSIEVDSNGDVRVVFVFDP; translated from the coding sequence ATGAGCGTTTGTGGCTACCTCTACACTCCCCCTCATGCCGTCCTGGAAGATCCAGGACTGGAATGGCTCAAAGCACAAGGGGCTGACCCGGTTCTGCAAGATTGGGGATCCCGAGCTTATCTAGAAGACCTGCTTCAGCGCATTACGGATGGGTTGGTACAGGAGGTGCTACTCTTGCGCCTGTCAGATCTGGGGGATCGGGCGGATGAAATTCACGAGCGGTTGCTCCAGATTCAACAGGCCGGGATCCGGCTCAGTCTGGTCACGGCATCGGGGATACAAACCCCCGCCGATGCCGAAGCCTGGATCCCGCTTTTGGCAGAAATTCCCCATCAGTTGCAAAGCCGCCGCCTCTGCTGTCGTCAAGCCCAGAACCGCCTAGCCGGTAAGCCGCCCCCAGGCCCCGCACCCTTTGGGTACCGCCGCGAAGGGGAGCACTATGTGCCGGATCGCAAGCAGGCCGGGATCGTTGAGGATTTTTTCCAGCACTTTCTGCTCTACGGATCCCTGCGACAGGCGGTGCGCTTCATCGAGGAGAAACACCACAAACGCATTTCGGTGGCCACCGGGCGCAATTGGCTGCTCAACCCCGTCTACCGCGGTGACTTGGCTTACACTGACGGCACCACCCTGCGGGATACTCATCCGGCACTGCTCAGCCGTACCGAAGCTGCCCAGATTGATCGCTGGCTCAAGCGCAACCAAGGGATCCCCCGCCGCAGCGCCAGTGCTCCCCGCTCTTTGGCGGGTCTGGTCAAGTGCTGTTCTTGTGGTAGACCGCTGCGCATTGTGCAAACCACACCTCGTCAAGGCAAGAAAAGCACCCCCTCCTATCTGTATCTGCGCTGCCAAACCTGTCGCTACAGCCTCAACTACTCCGAGGTTTTGCAGGAAGTGATCCGGCAAGTGTGTGAGCAATTGCCCCAACGGGCTCGACAACTGGATGAAGATCCGCTTGCCCAAGTCCGCCAAGGGATCCAATCTCAAATTCAGGCCAACATGGGCATCCTCAGCCAGCTAGAAGAACTGGAGGGATCCGGGCTGATGGATGAGCACTCCTTGTCCCAACGCCGCTACCAACTGCGAGCCGAAAATGCCCTTCTGGCCCAAAAGCTGGAGCAACTGCCACCCTCCAACCTACCCCAGCTCGCCCAAACCCTCTCCATTCAACCCTTCTGGCAAGATCTCACCGAAACCGAACGGCGCGCCTATCTACGGGAGTTTCTGCGCAGCATTGAGGTGGACTCCAACGGGGATGTGCGGGTGGTTTTTGTGTTTGATCCCTAG